The following are encoded in a window of Oncorhynchus mykiss isolate Arlee chromosome 31, USDA_OmykA_1.1, whole genome shotgun sequence genomic DNA:
- the LOC110504469 gene encoding leucine-rich repeat transmembrane neuronal protein 2-like, whose protein sequence is MGFHSRWPLVGPAPTALCLCVFSMLLCLPSPASCTTCPQKCRCEDQQFYCDTQGLEAPPDGVDRGALGLSLRHNSIAELSPDQFYGFSQLTWLHLDHNQITTVQEDAFQGLYKLKDLNLSSNRITTLPNTTFIHLINLQILDLSFNLMTALEPELFHGLRKLQILHLRSNSLRTTPVRAFWDCRSLEYLGLSNNRLRSLARNGFAGLIKLRELHLEHNQLTKINLAHFPRLVALQFLYLQWNKISNLTCNMEWTWTTLEKMDLTGNEIRVLTPDVFETLPNLKILLLDNNKLGSLDPLVLDMWRSLGTVGLSSNLWECTKGICSLATWLSTFKGRWEHSILCHTPEYAQGEEILDAVYGFQLCPNFTAPPPVVLTTNTLSMATDTATGTTVEVTSSLFGIMQQTPTQDFYVDFGRFTTIMTTTTTPRTALATALATSATTVEGGELGVTEDFSETDNTVLTQRVIIGTMVLLFTFFLIIFVVFISRKCCPPTMRRIRQCSAMQNRRQMRTQQRQQMADLATQVPYNEYEPSHEEGALVIINGYGQCKCQQLPYKECEV, encoded by the exons ATGG GTTTCCATTCAAGGTGGCCATTGGTGGGACCTGCACCAACGGcattgtgcctgtgtgtgttcagCATGCTGCTGTGCCTGCCGTCTCCTGCGTCATGCACAACCTGCCCCCAGAAATGCCGTTGCGAAGACCAGCAGTTCTACTGCGACACCCAAGGACTGGAGGCGCCCCCGGACGGCGTTGACAGGGGGGCCCTGGGGTTATCGCTCCGCCACAACAGCATCGCTGAACTGAGCCCGGACCAGTTCTATGGCTTCTCCCAGCTCACCTGGCTCCACTTGGACCACAACCAGATCACCACGGTGCAGGAGGACGCATTCCAGGGGCTCTACAAACTCAAAGACCTCAACCTGAGCTCCAACCGGATCACAACTCTGCCAAACACAACCTTCATCCACCTCATCAACCTACAGATCTTAGATCTGTCCTTCAACCTGATGACTGCGCTGGAGCCTGAGCTGTTCCATGGCCTCCGCAAGCTGCAGATCCTCCACCTGCGCTCCAACTCGCTGCGCACCACCCCCGTCCGGGCCTTCTGGGACTGCCGCAGCCTCGAGTACCTGGGTCTGTCCAACAACCGGCTGCGAAGCCTGGCCCGGAACGGCTTCGCTGGCCTCATTAAACTCAGAGAACTCCACTTGGAACACAACCAGCTGACTAAGATCAATCTGGCTCATTTCCCCCGTCTGGTGGCTCTGCAGTTCCTTTATCTGCAGTGGAACAAGATCTCCAACCTGACCTGCAACATGGAGTGGACCTGGACCACGCTGGAGAAGATGGACCTCACAGGGAACGAGATCCGGGTGCTGACCCCGGACGTGTTCGAGACGCTGCCCAATCTGAAGATCCTCCTATTGGATAACAACAAGCTAGGCAGCCTGGACCCTCTGGTCTTGGATATGTGGCGGTCTCTAGGTACCGTGGGGCTGTCCAGCAACCTTTGGGAATGTACCAAAGGGATCTGCTCGCTGGCCACTTGGCTTAGCACCTTCAAGGGGAGGTGGGAACACTCTATCCTGTGTCACACCCCCGAGTACGCCCAGGGCGAGGAGATACTGGATGCCGTTTATGGATTCCAACTTTGCCCAAATTTTACGGCGCCGCCACCGGTCGTCTTGACCACAAACACATTGTCGATGGCCACGGACACGGCGACAGGCACAACTGTGGAGGTCACCAGCTCGCTGTTTGGAATAATGCAGCAGACACCAACGCAGGACTTCTATGTGGATTTTGGGCGCTTTACGACCATAATGACAACGACCACCACGCCGCGCACCGCCCTGGCAACCGCCTTGGCAACCTCCGCCACGACAGTGGAGGGCGGAGAGCTGGGAGTCACGGAGGACTTCTCGGAGACTGACAACACGGTCCTAACCCAGAGGGTGATCATTGGAACTATGGTCCTTCTGTTTACATTCTTCCTCATCATTTTCGTTGTGTTCATCTCGCGGAAGTGCTGCCCTCCTACCATGCGCAGGATACGCCAGTGCTCGGCCATGCAGAACCGCCGCCAGATGAGGACCCAGCAGCGGCAGCAAATGGCGGACCTGGCCACGCAGGTACCCTATAACGAGTACGAGCCCAGCCACGAGGAGGGAGCGCTGGTTATCATCAACGGCTACGGGCAGTGCAAGTGTCAACAGCTGCCTTACAAAGAGTGTGAAGTATAA